GATGCGTTGTTTCCCTCCCCGCTTCGGCCGCTGGCCTCGGAGCAGTTGGTCACGCGCGGGGATGGCTGGTGATGCCGTCCAAGACGGTGGTCAGGTTGTGGTTGAAGGTTTCCTCGGCGTTGAGGTGGGCGCCGTCGATGACGAGCCGGGCGACCGTGGGGTACCGGCCGGTTTCCAACATGCGGGTGAGGTAGGGGCCGAGGCTGGCCTTCCAGGCGGCTTCATCGGTGCCGGTGGAACGGGCGGTGCGTCGCTCGGTGACCTCTCTGCGGACCGCTCCGATGATGAAGGCGTTGAGGGCGCTCAAAGCCCGCTGGAGATCGTCGATGCCGCGCACGCTGGGGGCCTGGCTCAGCGCCGCCGCGGTCGCTTCACCCACGGCGAGCGCGTGAGGTCCCAAGTGTGGCCTCCCGCCGAGCAGATCGGAAAACCACTCATGA
The nucleotide sequence above comes from Micromonospora sp. NBC_00389. Encoded proteins:
- a CDS encoding TetR/AcrR family transcriptional regulator C-terminal domain-containing protein — protein: MDTPYGSAPMPVWERPEPQPRAAPVPLSREKIAATAIRLADVHGLDGLSLRKIGKELGVGPMRLYDYVTNRSELLDLMVDVVYARIAEVGRHSEWRATVLAVAHATRDAALDHEWFSDLLGGRPHLGPHALAVGEATAAALSQAPSVRGIDDLQRALSALNAFIIGAVRREVTERRTARSTGTDEAAWKASLGPYLTRMLETGRYPTVARLVIDGAHLNAEETFNHNLTTVLDGITSHPRA